In the Variovorax sp. S12S4 genome, one interval contains:
- a CDS encoding MBOAT family O-acyltransferase, whose amino-acid sequence MLFNSYPFIFVFFPLVLIGFFLIGKRNARPAAGFLALASLFFYGWWSVKALPLLLTSICINYWFGLRLTPAPGRDERKRKSLLIIALVVNLGVLAIFKYANFFVSNVNDGLAAAGLSQIPLLHIVLPIGISFYTFTQIAFLVDCWQGKVHERSFIHYVLFVTYFPHLIAGPVLHHAQMMPQFGNPATYRVNARNIALGLGIFTFGLAKKMLIADPLGQYADMMFKGVHEGVLPSLYTAWLGVLAYTLQIYFDFSGYSDMAVGLSLCMGVQLPLNFRSPYKSTNIIEFWRRWHISLSNFLRDYLYVPLGGNRKGPARRYLNLFLTMLLGGLWHGAAWTFVIWGALHGLFLMVNHLWNATVRRGKTSSSRLGRALGWFITFLCVMIAWVVFRADSMTAAIEIYKGMLGMHGVIPSAFGEFKVPFRKPEFFQTMLAGLVICLALPPTITLDRWIPSVAALAGRPALNRIATALTALGCVFLFGLCVSKFGNYSPFLYFQF is encoded by the coding sequence ATGCTTTTCAACTCGTATCCCTTTATTTTTGTCTTCTTTCCGCTGGTCCTGATCGGTTTCTTCCTGATCGGCAAGCGCAATGCCCGGCCCGCCGCCGGATTTCTCGCCCTGGCATCGCTGTTCTTCTACGGCTGGTGGAGCGTCAAGGCCCTTCCGCTGCTGCTGACGTCGATCTGCATCAACTATTGGTTCGGCCTGCGCCTGACGCCCGCCCCAGGGCGCGACGAGCGCAAGCGAAAGTCCCTGCTGATCATTGCGCTGGTGGTCAACCTCGGCGTGCTCGCGATCTTCAAGTACGCCAATTTCTTCGTTTCGAACGTGAACGACGGACTGGCCGCGGCGGGCCTCTCGCAGATCCCGCTGCTGCACATCGTGCTGCCGATCGGCATCTCGTTCTATACCTTTACCCAGATCGCCTTCCTGGTCGACTGCTGGCAGGGCAAGGTGCATGAGCGCAGCTTCATTCACTACGTGCTGTTCGTCACCTACTTTCCGCACCTGATCGCCGGCCCGGTGCTGCATCACGCGCAGATGATGCCGCAGTTCGGCAACCCGGCTACCTACCGGGTGAACGCGCGCAACATCGCGCTCGGCTTGGGCATCTTCACTTTCGGCCTGGCCAAGAAGATGCTGATTGCCGACCCGCTCGGGCAGTACGCGGACATGATGTTCAAGGGCGTTCACGAGGGTGTGTTGCCCTCGCTGTACACCGCATGGCTCGGTGTGCTTGCGTATACGCTGCAGATCTATTTCGACTTCTCGGGCTATTCGGACATGGCGGTCGGCCTGTCGCTGTGCATGGGCGTGCAGCTGCCGCTCAACTTCCGCTCACCGTACAAGTCGACCAACATCATCGAGTTCTGGCGCCGCTGGCACATCTCGCTCTCGAATTTTCTGCGCGACTATCTCTACGTGCCGCTCGGCGGCAACCGGAAGGGCCCGGCCCGGCGCTACCTGAACCTGTTCCTCACCATGCTGCTGGGCGGCCTGTGGCATGGCGCCGCATGGACCTTCGTGATCTGGGGCGCGCTGCACGGCCTCTTCCTCATGGTCAACCATCTCTGGAACGCCACGGTCCGGCGCGGCAAGACAAGCTCGTCGCGCCTCGGCCGCGCGCTCGGGTGGTTCATCACCTTCCTGTGCGTGATGATTGCGTGGGTGGTGTTCCGCGCCGACAGCATGACGGCCGCCATCGAGATCTACAAGGGCATGCTGGGCATGCACGGTGTGATTCCCAGCGCTTTCGGCGAGTTCAAGGTGCCGTTCCGCAAGCCCGAGTTCTTCCAGACCATGCTGGCCGGCCTCGTCATCTGCCTGGCGCTGCCCCCGACCATCACGCTCGACCGCTGGATTCCATCCGTCGCCGCGCTGGCCGGGCGCCCCGCGCTCAACCGCATTGCAACAGCGCTGACGGCGTTGGGATGCGTTTTCCTCTTCGGCCTGTGCGTGTCGAAATTCGGCAACTACAGTCCCTTCCTCTATTTCCAG